One Sinorhizobium mexicanum genomic region harbors:
- a CDS encoding beta strand repeat-containing protein encodes MVQTLVDFSAGQITDGSAGGADNTLSAGGLVFTISAQGNWSANFDNGRFNFTEDAAFGGGQFSITVTSTTGAKLDFYDYQISMNSDPLVIGSWSPGLGLDGTTWYDDNIHGDGVGPYYYRAIFGGNVPALSPQTSLNIGDLIVPDTTTTGTISFWLDNITVELANQRPVAATSGGTSSFTEGNNTVSTPIAVDSGVTISDGDNTTLASATVSITGSFQSGQDVLAFTNTSAVTFGNIVASFNALTGVMTLTSAGGTATLAQWQSALRAVTYTNTSESPNTAPRTVSFVVNDGSDNSTVATKIVNVSAVDDAPIVSTSGGSTAFSEGNNTTSTPVAVDAGLTIADADNTTLTSATVAITGNFHGGEDVLAFTNSSSATFGNIMASYNGSTGVLTLASAGGSATVAQWQAALRAVTYTNSSETPDTSNRTVAFTTNDGTLNSSTVTKTVTVASTNDAPVLTTTGGSTAFTEGGSTVAVDGGVTLSDADNTTLAFATVAITGNFQSSQDVLAFANDGSTMGNITASYNAGTGVLTLTSAGGVATLAEWQAALRSVAYANTSETPGAATRTISFVANDGSTSSTAGIKTVTVTSVNDAPEVTVPGSISVVEDSTAAITGISFSDADAGGGSVTVTLSVGAGSLGATSGGGVTVGGTASSLTLTGSIANINAFIAASNLHYTTAANATGNVTLTAAISDNGNTGGAPQSDVDTVTLVVTPLNDVPVITAPGSIAVAEDAATTVTGISFADVDAGSASVTVSLTVPSGALAATSAGGVLVSGGGTGTLTLSGSITDINAFIAASKVNFVPVANATSDVVLTAAINDGGNSGTGGALTTTTTVTLVTTAINDAPVNHVPGQQVIDTNSTLVFSSGNSNAITVSDIDAGGGTVQVTLTASNGLISLAGTTGLTFVVGSGAGDAMMTFEGTVTDINAALNGMAFLPTAGYSGPATLQVITNDLGRMGSGGAQTDTDTIPINVGVTEVVSVDVTSADGVYHTGQTISVTVSFDSAVTVAGGTPTLVLETGSVDHVATYVSGSGSNTLTFKYTVQAGDHSTDLDYASIAALVLNGATIKDANGNDAVLTLPTVGGSGSIAGQNNIVIDGIAPSVANVAVPANGTYMNGDNLTFTVTFQEAVVVDTAGGAPRIAVTLDTGGTVYANYVGGSGTAALTFRLTVIDDQRDTNGITLGSALLLNGGTIRDSAGNNAVLTFNNVASTASVFVDGIVNDAPRLTGDLRATVAEGGSYKLVTADLGFTDPDDTAAGVTFFISSVTNGTVLVNGVAATRFTGTQLAGGLVSFRHNGSDTTAASFKVFVEDGNEDLSTPVSATFNFTVNAVNDAPTLTLTQRLATIAENASTATERKVADLLISDDGLGSNALTLAGADSSLFAVHNNALWLKAGARLDFETNPFLDVSVLVDDKTIGTGAEATKTVRVSVTDAVERYVGSSGANTLTGTSAANEYFDGGAGNDTINGGAGKDTIVGGLGADRLTGGAGNDTFVFNLIDDSAKGFSGYVNNVAYGPASGAGYRDIITDFGNGDDVISLTAIDANTGLAGNQAFTWRGTGAFTRKAGELIYKTFDAAGTANDKTIIYGDVTGDGRADFQIELSGIKALVAGDFLL; translated from the coding sequence ATGGTGCAGACATTGGTCGACTTTTCCGCCGGGCAGATCACCGACGGTTCGGCGGGCGGGGCCGATAACACGCTGAGCGCCGGCGGGCTGGTCTTTACGATATCGGCGCAGGGCAACTGGAGCGCCAATTTCGACAACGGCCGGTTCAACTTCACCGAGGACGCGGCCTTTGGCGGCGGACAGTTCTCGATCACCGTTACCAGCACAACAGGCGCAAAGCTCGACTTCTACGACTACCAGATCAGCATGAATTCTGATCCGCTGGTGATCGGCAGTTGGTCGCCTGGGCTCGGCCTCGACGGAACCACCTGGTACGACGACAATATCCACGGTGATGGCGTCGGACCTTATTATTATCGCGCGATCTTTGGCGGCAACGTCCCTGCGCTGAGTCCCCAGACCTCTCTCAACATCGGTGACCTCATCGTTCCCGACACCACGACCACGGGCACGATAAGCTTCTGGCTCGACAACATCACGGTTGAGCTCGCCAATCAACGCCCGGTTGCCGCGACGTCGGGCGGCACGTCCTCGTTCACGGAAGGCAACAATACGGTATCGACGCCGATTGCCGTGGATAGCGGCGTGACGATCAGCGATGGAGACAACACCACGCTTGCCTCGGCCACTGTCTCCATCACCGGCAGTTTTCAGTCCGGCCAGGATGTTCTCGCCTTCACCAATACAAGCGCCGTGACCTTCGGCAACATCGTGGCGTCCTTCAACGCGCTGACCGGCGTCATGACGCTGACGTCCGCAGGCGGCACGGCGACATTGGCGCAGTGGCAGTCTGCCTTGCGGGCGGTGACCTACACCAACACGTCGGAAAGCCCGAACACAGCGCCGCGGACCGTCTCCTTCGTCGTCAACGACGGCAGCGACAACAGCACTGTCGCAACCAAGATTGTGAACGTCAGCGCTGTCGACGACGCGCCCATCGTGAGCACGTCTGGCGGCAGCACGGCCTTTAGCGAAGGCAACAACACCACGTCGACACCGGTCGCGGTCGATGCGGGCCTGACGATCGCCGACGCCGACAACACGACCCTCACCTCGGCCACCGTCGCCATCACCGGAAATTTCCACGGCGGCGAGGACGTCCTCGCCTTCACCAATTCGAGTTCCGCAACCTTCGGCAACATCATGGCGTCCTATAACGGCAGCACCGGCGTGCTGACGCTGGCGTCTGCCGGCGGCTCGGCCACGGTGGCGCAATGGCAGGCGGCGCTTCGCGCCGTCACCTACACCAACAGCTCGGAGACACCTGATACGTCGAACCGGACGGTTGCCTTCACCACCAATGACGGGACCCTGAACAGCTCCACCGTCACCAAGACGGTGACGGTTGCCTCGACCAACGACGCTCCGGTGCTGACCACAACCGGCGGCAGCACTGCGTTCACCGAGGGTGGTTCGACAGTCGCCGTCGACGGCGGCGTCACGCTCTCGGACGCGGACAACACCACCCTCGCCTTCGCCACGGTGGCCATCACAGGCAATTTCCAGTCCAGCCAGGATGTTCTCGCCTTCGCCAATGACGGCAGCACGATGGGCAACATCACGGCGTCCTACAATGCCGGAACCGGCGTGCTGACGTTGACCTCCGCCGGCGGCGTGGCAACGCTGGCCGAGTGGCAGGCTGCGCTGCGCTCTGTCGCCTATGCCAACACGTCCGAAACACCCGGCGCGGCAACCCGCACGATCAGCTTCGTGGCGAACGATGGCAGCACGAGCAGCACCGCGGGAATCAAGACCGTCACCGTGACGTCGGTCAACGATGCACCTGAGGTGACGGTGCCGGGCAGCATCAGCGTCGTCGAGGATAGTACGGCCGCGATTACCGGCATCAGCTTCTCCGATGCCGACGCGGGTGGTGGAAGCGTAACCGTCACGCTCTCCGTCGGCGCGGGAAGCCTCGGCGCCACGAGCGGCGGCGGCGTGACGGTCGGCGGAACCGCGTCATCCCTGACACTCACCGGATCGATCGCTAACATCAATGCCTTCATCGCCGCTTCCAACCTTCACTATACGACGGCGGCCAACGCCACCGGCAACGTGACGCTGACAGCGGCGATCAGCGATAACGGCAACACTGGCGGCGCCCCGCAAAGCGACGTCGACACGGTGACGTTGGTCGTAACGCCGTTGAATGATGTGCCGGTGATAACGGCGCCCGGCTCGATCGCCGTAGCGGAGGACGCGGCAACGACGGTCACCGGCATATCCTTCGCCGATGTCGACGCCGGCTCCGCCTCGGTGACGGTCTCGCTCACTGTCCCGTCGGGCGCGCTCGCTGCCACTTCGGCAGGCGGCGTCCTCGTATCCGGTGGTGGAACTGGGACGCTGACGTTGAGCGGTTCGATCACCGACATCAACGCGTTCATCGCGGCATCCAAGGTGAACTTCGTACCGGTCGCCAATGCGACGTCCGACGTCGTGCTGACCGCAGCGATCAACGACGGCGGAAATAGTGGCACCGGCGGTGCGCTGACGACCACGACGACGGTGACGCTTGTCACGACTGCGATCAACGACGCGCCGGTAAACCATGTTCCGGGGCAACAGGTGATCGACACGAATTCGACGCTTGTCTTCAGCAGTGGCAACAGCAATGCCATCACGGTCTCCGACATCGATGCCGGCGGCGGCACGGTGCAGGTAACGCTGACGGCAAGCAACGGGCTGATCTCGCTCGCGGGGACGACAGGGCTGACCTTCGTCGTGGGCAGCGGCGCGGGCGATGCAATGATGACCTTCGAGGGGACCGTTACCGACATCAACGCCGCGTTGAACGGCATGGCGTTCCTGCCGACGGCAGGTTACTCCGGCCCCGCCACGCTGCAGGTCATCACAAACGACCTCGGGCGTATGGGATCAGGCGGTGCACAAACCGACACCGACACGATTCCCATCAATGTCGGCGTTACGGAGGTGGTCAGCGTCGACGTTACAAGCGCGGATGGTGTCTACCATACGGGGCAGACGATCTCCGTTACCGTCAGCTTCGACAGTGCCGTGACGGTTGCCGGCGGTACCCCGACCCTGGTCCTGGAGACGGGATCCGTCGACCACGTCGCGACCTACGTATCCGGATCGGGCTCGAACACGCTCACCTTCAAATACACCGTGCAGGCGGGCGATCACAGCACTGATCTCGACTATGCCTCCATCGCTGCGCTGGTGCTCAACGGCGCGACCATAAAGGATGCGAACGGCAACGACGCGGTGCTGACCTTGCCGACGGTCGGCGGTTCAGGTTCGATCGCCGGACAGAACAACATCGTCATCGACGGTATAGCCCCCTCGGTTGCGAACGTCGCCGTGCCTGCGAACGGCACCTATATGAATGGCGACAACCTGACGTTCACGGTCACATTCCAGGAAGCGGTCGTCGTCGATACAGCCGGCGGCGCTCCGCGCATCGCCGTCACGCTCGACACCGGCGGAACGGTCTATGCCAATTATGTCGGCGGCAGTGGCACCGCCGCACTGACTTTCCGCCTGACGGTGATCGACGACCAGCGCGACACCAACGGCATCACCCTCGGTTCCGCCCTCCTTCTGAACGGCGGCACGATCCGCGACAGTGCCGGAAACAACGCCGTGCTGACGTTCAACAACGTTGCATCGACCGCATCGGTCTTTGTCGACGGCATCGTCAACGACGCGCCCCGTCTCACCGGCGATTTGCGTGCGACCGTCGCGGAAGGCGGCAGCTACAAGCTTGTTACCGCCGACCTCGGGTTCACCGATCCCGACGACACGGCCGCAGGTGTCACATTCTTCATCTCCAGCGTCACCAACGGGACGGTGCTCGTCAACGGCGTCGCTGCAACGCGCTTCACCGGCACGCAGCTCGCCGGCGGTCTCGTCAGCTTCCGCCACAATGGTTCGGACACGACCGCGGCGTCCTTCAAGGTCTTCGTGGAGGATGGCAACGAAGATCTCTCCACGCCCGTTTCCGCCACCTTCAACTTCACGGTGAACGCGGTCAACGACGCCCCGACGCTGACGCTGACGCAGCGACTCGCAACGATTGCGGAAAATGCCTCGACCGCGACCGAGCGCAAGGTGGCCGATCTTCTCATCTCCGACGACGGGCTCGGCAGCAACGCCCTCACGCTCGCCGGCGCCGATTCATCGCTCTTTGCCGTTCATAACAACGCACTGTGGCTGAAGGCCGGCGCGCGGCTCGATTTCGAGACCAACCCCTTCCTCGATGTCAGCGTATTGGTCGACGACAAGACGATCGGAACCGGAGCCGAGGCGACGAAAACGGTCCGGGTCTCGGTCACCGATGCGGTCGAGCGCTATGTTGGCAGTTCAGGCGCCAACACGCTGACCGGCACGTCGGCCGCGAACGAGTATTTCGACGGCGGCGCGGGCAATGACACGATCAATGGCGGAGCCGGCAAGGATACGATCGTCGGGGGGCTCGGGGCAGACCGGCTGACCGGCGGCGCCGGAAACGATACCTTCGTCTTCAACCTGATCGACGACTCCGCGAAGGGCTTCTCCGGCTATGTCAACAATGTCGCCTATGGTCCGGCCTCGGGCGCCGGCTATCGCGACATCATCACGGACTTCGGCAATGGCGATGACGTGATCAGCCTGACCGCTATCGACGCCAATACCGGACTCGCGGGCAACCAGGCCTTCACCTGGCGCGGTACGGGTGCGTTCACGCGCAAGGCCGGAGAGCTGATCTACAAGACGTTCGATGCCGCCGGCACCGCCAACGACAAGACGATCATCTACGGCGACGTCACCGGTGACGGCCGCGCCGATTTCCAGATCGAGCTTTCCGGGATCAAGGCGCTCGTTGCCGGCGACTTCCTTCTTTAA
- a CDS encoding Hint domain-containing protein yields MSSPRKQRPRINRARRHFLGLAAAAGARIAAMGTLAVTTFLPSSTAQAKPGNGPKPGKGPGSSPGNGPKCLPRGTSIMTPTGEVRIEDLRIGDLVETVRGEAHAIKWIGRDLYRLSGSRWNNSVMPIRICRHALDEQTPHRDLYLSPGHALFIDGVLIRVQDLINGTSIMPALPADAREIEYFHIALDTHEVILAEGAPVETLLLEADIHEGFTNFAEFARLYPGPQPQMTPFAPIVGYGGRAHLKALLRLAAGPFARVRAPIEESYERIAARAEQLIG; encoded by the coding sequence ATGTCATCGCCCAGAAAGCAGCGCCCGCGGATCAATCGGGCAAGACGTCACTTCCTCGGTCTGGCCGCCGCGGCCGGCGCCAGAATTGCGGCAATGGGCACTCTTGCCGTGACGACTTTCTTGCCGTCTTCGACAGCCCAGGCAAAACCGGGAAATGGACCGAAACCCGGCAAAGGGCCGGGGAGCAGCCCCGGCAACGGCCCCAAATGTCTTCCCCGTGGTACTTCCATCATGACCCCGACAGGCGAGGTCCGGATCGAAGATCTCCGGATCGGTGATCTCGTAGAGACCGTGCGCGGGGAAGCCCATGCGATCAAATGGATCGGCCGCGATCTCTACCGGCTGAGCGGGTCCCGCTGGAACAACAGCGTCATGCCGATCCGCATCTGCCGGCATGCGCTCGATGAACAGACGCCGCATCGGGATCTTTACCTCTCTCCCGGCCACGCTCTGTTCATCGATGGCGTACTCATCAGAGTGCAGGATCTCATCAATGGAACGTCGATCATGCCCGCCCTTCCCGCGGACGCGCGCGAGATCGAGTATTTCCATATCGCGCTCGATACGCATGAAGTGATCCTGGCGGAAGGCGCTCCGGTCGAAACCCTTCTTCTCGAGGCCGACATCCACGAGGGCTTCACGAATTTCGCGGAGTTCGCGCGACTCTATCCCGGGCCGCAGCCTCAGATGACGCCTTTTGCGCCGATCGTCGGCTATGGCGGGCGCGCACATCTGAAGGCCCTGCTGCGCCTCGCAGCAGGCCCCTTTGCGCGGGTGCGTGCGCCGATAGAAGAGAGCTATGAGAGAATTGCCGCACGCGCCGAGCAACTCATCGGCTGA
- a CDS encoding response regulator produces the protein MSFFGVSGMYYSGESLGEHRIVLAEDSNLFASMVSKRLKELFDIDVIVCRDYEDLQFAVENASFPASLAISNINLPGAENGEALNYLIDMSVPTIVFTGSFQESTREAILSKDLVDYVIKDSVFAVDMLAESVCRFLTNQKHHVLIVDDSPTARALLTTQLKRYNFRTSSAESGAAALEILKNNPDVALVITDYNMPDIDGFELTRRIRAAHGPHQLRIIGVSSSTNRLLSARFLKAGGNDFVVRPFVNEEFYCRVNQNLDTLTKIRTLSGKMKIPA, from the coding sequence ATGTCATTTTTCGGCGTATCCGGAATGTACTATTCCGGCGAATCCCTCGGCGAACACCGCATCGTGCTTGCCGAGGACTCAAACCTCTTTGCGTCGATGGTTTCGAAACGGCTGAAGGAGCTGTTCGACATCGACGTGATTGTCTGCCGCGACTACGAGGATCTGCAGTTCGCCGTTGAGAATGCCTCCTTTCCGGCTTCGCTCGCGATCTCCAACATCAATCTGCCCGGTGCCGAAAACGGCGAGGCGCTGAACTATCTGATCGACATGAGCGTGCCGACGATCGTCTTCACCGGCTCGTTCCAGGAGAGCACGCGCGAGGCGATCCTTTCCAAGGACCTCGTCGATTACGTCATCAAGGACAGCGTCTTCGCGGTCGACATGCTGGCGGAGTCTGTCTGCCGGTTCCTGACCAACCAGAAACATCACGTGCTGATCGTCGACGACAGCCCGACGGCGCGGGCGCTTTTGACGACGCAGCTCAAGCGCTACAATTTCCGCACCAGCTCAGCCGAGAGCGGTGCCGCAGCGCTTGAAATCCTGAAAAACAATCCTGACGTCGCGCTCGTCATCACCGACTACAACATGCCGGATATCGACGGATTCGAGCTGACACGCCGGATCCGGGCGGCGCACGGCCCGCATCAGTTGCGTATCATCGGCGTCTCGTCCTCGACCAACCGGCTGCTTTCCGCACGCTTCCTCAAGGCCGGGGGCAATGATTTTGTCGTGCGTCCCTTCGTCAACGAGGAATTCTACTGCCGCGTCAACCAGAACCTCGACACGCTGACCAAGATCCGCACCTTGAGCGGGAAGATGAAAATCCCGGCCTGA
- a CDS encoding SMc04171 family calcium-binding repeat protein: MATIVGTAGNDALLGTDVKDRIWGLIGDDEIDAGEGDDLVDGGAGDDRLTSMAGYDRLDGGEGDDQIALIGTGGAVTGGAGVDTLVVDLSSVSTTVRFSGEHGHGIIGYNTSNWDHIFFNRIERLVLTTGSGDDRIFGAASDDVISTGAGNDIIGPYGADLDDGTSMFGDDTIDTGSGGDIIVDTSGANRIFAGDDNDNIVTTLSSAVIDGGNGRDTLTLSDEGRTEDVTVDFAQGFASTGTLISGIEVASVDLGSGNDTLIAGNLSSLSSHMGEGDNYVFGSGGRDYISSGGGDDALYGGAGDDILISVGGNDVLMGGAGNDEIYDAGTSFDDGETIIDGGAGDDLILVSAPSGIIDGGRGNDTLHVTAPLPGVTNFDAATGVLGKTLIFTNIETFNLAGGAADDIIRTLAGNDTLTGNDGNDRLDGGAGNDLLWGGAGDDVMTGGLGADAFLWSSDTLSRDGVDHITDFDADGGDVLRFIGHASTVTGIDSFADLVAAATETGDGLYIAFNGSSTFGLTLDNVSLSDLSADDIVFA, translated from the coding sequence ATGGCCACTATTGTGGGTACTGCCGGAAATGACGCCTTACTAGGAACTGACGTGAAGGATCGCATCTGGGGCCTCATCGGGGACGATGAGATCGATGCGGGTGAGGGTGACGATCTGGTCGATGGTGGCGCAGGAGACGACCGGCTGACGAGCATGGCCGGCTACGACCGCCTCGATGGTGGCGAGGGCGACGACCAGATCGCGCTGATCGGCACCGGCGGCGCAGTTACCGGCGGGGCCGGCGTCGATACGCTGGTGGTCGATCTCTCCAGCGTCAGCACCACGGTCCGGTTCAGTGGCGAGCACGGCCACGGCATCATCGGCTACAACACATCCAATTGGGACCACATATTCTTCAATCGTATCGAGAGGCTGGTGCTGACTACCGGAAGCGGCGACGACCGGATCTTCGGTGCGGCAAGCGACGACGTCATCTCGACCGGCGCCGGAAACGACATTATCGGTCCCTATGGCGCCGACCTCGACGACGGCACCAGCATGTTCGGCGACGACACGATCGATACGGGTAGCGGCGGCGACATCATCGTCGACACGAGCGGCGCGAACCGCATCTTCGCCGGAGACGACAACGATAACATCGTTACCACGCTTTCCTCGGCGGTGATCGACGGCGGGAACGGCCGGGATACGCTCACGTTGTCCGATGAAGGCAGGACCGAGGACGTGACCGTCGATTTCGCGCAGGGTTTTGCCTCGACCGGTACGCTGATCAGCGGCATCGAGGTCGCCAGTGTGGATCTCGGCAGCGGTAACGATACGCTGATCGCGGGGAACCTGTCCTCGTTGAGCTCCCACATGGGCGAGGGCGACAATTACGTATTCGGCAGCGGCGGCAGGGACTACATATCCTCCGGAGGTGGTGATGACGCCCTTTATGGCGGCGCCGGCGACGATATCCTGATCAGCGTCGGCGGCAATGATGTGCTGATGGGCGGCGCCGGCAACGATGAGATCTACGATGCCGGAACGAGCTTCGACGACGGCGAGACGATCATCGACGGCGGCGCCGGTGATGATCTGATCCTGGTGAGCGCTCCCTCCGGGATCATCGATGGCGGTCGCGGAAACGACACGCTGCACGTCACTGCGCCACTTCCGGGTGTGACCAATTTCGATGCGGCGACGGGCGTCCTCGGCAAGACGCTGATATTCACCAATATCGAGACATTCAACCTGGCAGGCGGCGCGGCCGACGACATTATCCGGACGCTCGCCGGCAACGACACCCTCACGGGCAACGACGGCAACGACCGCCTGGATGGCGGCGCCGGCAACGACCTGCTTTGGGGTGGTGCCGGAGACGACGTCATGACGGGCGGTCTCGGCGCCGATGCCTTCCTGTGGTCGTCCGATACACTGTCCCGTGACGGTGTCGACCACATCACCGACTTCGACGCCGACGGCGGCGACGTGCTGCGGTTCATCGGCCACGCCTCCACAGTCACCGGGATCGACAGCTTCGCCGACCTCGTTGCGGCGGCGACCGAGACGGGCGATGGACTCTACATCGCCTTCAACGGGTCCAGCACCTTTGGGCTCACGCTCGACAACGTATCGCTGTCCGATCTCTCGGCGGACGACATCGTGTTCGCCTAG
- a CDS encoding GGDEF domain-containing response regulator codes for MRLRRTSGQANSAQKHRDKRLLLVEDSRMFATALKHGLETMLGARVTHCGTLAAVKTELAAGADEFSLAVVDLNLPDAPNCEALDFVLASNIPAIVFTGAFNDGTREQILGKDVLGCIVKHEPQSIERLIAAVDRALTDGRTTVLLVDPNKGSRYDLAGLLRRQRFSVIEASAAGEALRLLDAGETIDLIVTDTELDDMSGPALIAEIRSRQGEEATPVIGLSDDGDARLAARFLEAGGVDFIRKPFLEAEFSARVGQAAAMQKRLQALRRLAASDYLTNIYNRRHFFLTGPRLVEQCLRRGDSTSIAVLDIDHFKRLNDTYGHEIGDIVLKHVARRLKALVGEEHLLARLGGEEFGILFNGLDARRAYDFCERLRVELERSKIVADDEELTITISIGLATIEVAEAFDNYLHAADQFLYMAKHAGRNRVMSELALLDTLAS; via the coding sequence GTGAGACTACGTCGCACGTCGGGGCAGGCGAACAGCGCGCAGAAGCATCGCGACAAGCGACTGCTGCTCGTCGAAGATTCGCGCATGTTCGCGACGGCGTTGAAACACGGGCTGGAAACCATGCTCGGTGCACGGGTCACGCATTGCGGGACGCTCGCGGCTGTGAAGACCGAGCTTGCCGCAGGGGCTGACGAATTCTCGTTGGCAGTGGTCGACCTCAACCTGCCGGACGCGCCGAATTGCGAGGCGCTCGATTTCGTGCTCGCCAGCAACATACCCGCGATCGTGTTTACCGGTGCCTTCAACGACGGGACGCGCGAGCAAATCCTGGGCAAGGACGTGCTGGGCTGCATCGTGAAGCACGAACCGCAATCGATCGAGCGCCTGATCGCCGCCGTCGACCGGGCCCTGACAGACGGCCGGACGACGGTGCTGCTCGTCGATCCCAACAAGGGGTCGCGCTACGATCTCGCCGGTCTCTTGCGTCGGCAGCGATTCTCCGTCATCGAGGCGTCCGCGGCTGGAGAAGCGTTGCGGCTGCTCGATGCAGGCGAGACGATCGATCTGATCGTCACGGACACTGAACTGGACGACATGAGCGGCCCGGCACTCATCGCCGAAATCCGTAGTCGCCAGGGCGAGGAGGCCACCCCGGTCATCGGCCTCTCCGATGACGGCGATGCCCGGCTGGCGGCGCGCTTCCTTGAGGCGGGCGGGGTGGATTTCATCCGCAAGCCGTTCCTCGAGGCGGAATTCAGTGCCAGGGTAGGGCAGGCCGCCGCCATGCAGAAGCGCTTGCAGGCGTTGCGCCGCTTGGCGGCGAGCGACTATCTGACGAACATTTACAACCGCCGCCACTTCTTCCTCACCGGCCCGCGGCTTGTCGAGCAATGCCTGAGGCGCGGTGACAGCACCTCGATCGCGGTTCTCGACATCGACCATTTCAAGCGTCTCAACGACACCTATGGGCACGAGATCGGCGACATCGTGCTGAAACACGTGGCGCGGCGTCTGAAGGCGCTCGTTGGAGAGGAGCATCTGCTGGCGCGCCTCGGCGGCGAGGAGTTCGGTATTCTCTTCAACGGGCTTGACGCGCGGCGCGCCTACGACTTTTGCGAGCGGCTGCGGGTCGAACTGGAACGGTCGAAAATCGTCGCAGACGACGAGGAACTGACGATCACGATCTCGATCGGCCTTGCGACCATCGAGGTCGCGGAAGCCTTCGACAACTACCTGCACGCGGCCGACCAGTTCCTCTACATGGCGAAACATGCAGGACGAAACCGCGTGATGTCCGAACTGGCGCTGCTCGACACGCTGGCGTCCTAG
- a CDS encoding adenylate/guanylate cyclase domain-containing protein — protein sequence MNEAQTLFDALRQSVKPQIVDAFERFVQDAPDRKLCRINALAFAKAEGLDEEQTIAGFLHASHHGIFELSWNVLCPGCGGVLDANTSLKSLQQEEYICALCAAGYEPTLDEMVEVTFTVSPRVRHIEAHKPHELPPAEYFRQIYWGSGVDLPEDGYEEKVDEFMIEALELPPGDKAVIALQLPAEFVIIFEPVTHAAQFLEVAGEPTKERRNLALVFDRGHRHNETLRLQPGPLRIQVENHAEVRTLPSVCVANDALHGMLGRRRPFLTAKRLLSNQTFRDLYRTDTIDVDQRLKITSLTFLFTDLRGSTELYERVGDLAAFDLVRTHFAVLNEIVGAESGAVVKTIGDAVMATFPTPDRAVAAAMRMRDAMRELNEERGSEDLLLKIGIHEGPCIAVNLNERQDYFGQTVNIASRVQHLATSREIFATGSVVDDPRASSLLSDRGLNPMSHNVTLRGITNEISIFAIP from the coding sequence ATGAATGAAGCTCAGACTCTGTTCGATGCGCTGCGCCAGTCGGTGAAGCCGCAGATTGTCGATGCCTTCGAGCGGTTCGTGCAGGATGCGCCGGACCGCAAGCTCTGCCGCATCAACGCTCTCGCCTTTGCGAAGGCGGAGGGGCTAGACGAGGAGCAGACGATCGCGGGCTTCCTGCATGCCTCCCATCACGGCATCTTCGAATTGTCCTGGAACGTGCTCTGCCCCGGCTGCGGCGGGGTGCTTGATGCCAATACCTCGCTCAAGTCCCTGCAGCAGGAGGAATATATCTGCGCGCTCTGCGCCGCCGGCTACGAGCCGACGCTCGACGAAATGGTCGAGGTGACCTTCACCGTGAGCCCGAGGGTGCGCCACATCGAGGCGCACAAGCCGCACGAACTGCCGCCGGCCGAATACTTCCGCCAGATCTACTGGGGCTCGGGCGTCGACCTGCCCGAAGACGGTTATGAGGAGAAGGTCGACGAGTTCATGATCGAGGCGCTTGAATTGCCGCCCGGTGACAAGGCCGTCATCGCGCTTCAGCTTCCGGCGGAGTTCGTCATCATCTTCGAGCCGGTCACGCATGCGGCGCAGTTTCTGGAGGTGGCGGGCGAGCCGACCAAGGAGCGAAGGAACCTCGCCCTCGTCTTCGACCGCGGCCACCGCCACAACGAGACCTTGCGCCTCCAGCCCGGGCCGCTGAGGATCCAGGTGGAGAACCACGCCGAAGTCCGCACCCTGCCCTCGGTCTGCGTCGCGAACGACGCGCTTCACGGCATGCTTGGCCGCCGTCGGCCGTTCCTGACGGCGAAGCGCCTGCTTTCCAACCAGACCTTCCGCGACCTCTACCGCACCGATACGATCGACGTCGACCAGCGGCTGAAGATTACCAGCCTCACCTTTCTCTTCACGGACCTCCGCGGCTCGACCGAGCTTTACGAGCGCGTCGGCGACCTCGCAGCCTTCGATCTGGTGAGAACTCATTTCGCTGTCCTGAACGAGATCGTCGGGGCCGAATCCGGTGCGGTCGTCAAGACGATCGGTGATGCGGTAATGGCGACCTTCCCGACACCGGATCGGGCAGTCGCGGCGGCGATGCGGATGCGCGATGCGATGCGCGAACTCAACGAAGAGCGCGGCAGTGAGGACTTGCTGCTGAAGATCGGCATCCACGAAGGGCCGTGCATCGCCGTCAACCTCAACGAGCGCCAGGACTATTTCGGCCAGACCGTCAACATCGCCTCGCGCGTCCAGCACCTCGCGACGTCGCGCGAGATCTTCGCCACCGGTTCGGTAGTGGACGATCCGCGCGCATCGAGTCTCCTCAGCGACCGCGGCCTCAACCCCATGTCGCACAACGTCACGCTTCGCGGCATCACCAACGAGATTAGCATTTTCGCGATCCCGTGA